The following coding sequences lie in one Gymnogyps californianus isolate 813 chromosome 18, ASM1813914v2, whole genome shotgun sequence genomic window:
- the PRDM12 gene encoding PR domain zinc finger protein 12 produces the protein MMGSVLPAEALVLKPGLKPQGLSLAEVITSDILHSFLYGRWRNVLGEQLFEEKSSPKTAFTAEVLAQSFSGEVQKLSSLVLPSEVIIAQSSIPGEGLGIFSKTWIKAGTEMGPFTGRVISPEHVDLCKNNNLMWEVFNEDGTVRYFIDASQEDHRSWMTYIKCARNEQEQNLEVVQIGNSIFYKAIEMIPPDQELLVWYGNSHNTFLGIPGVPGLEEEQKKNKHEDFHAVETGASTTGRMRCVICHRGFNSRSNLRSHMRIHTLDKPFVCRFCNRRFSQSSTLRNHVRLHTGERPYKCQVCQSAYSQLAGLRAHQKSARHRPPNASLQAHSPALPVPHPASLAHHIPTMVL, from the exons ATGATGGGCTCGGTGCTGCCCGCCGAAGCCCTGGTGCTCAAGCCCGGGCTGAAGCCGCAGGGGCTCTCGCTGGCCGAGGTGATCACCTCCGACATCCTGCACAGCTTCCTCTACGGCCGCTGGAGAAACGTCCTGGGCGAGCAGCTCTTCGAGGAGAAGAGCAGCCCCAAGACCGCCTTCACGGCCGAGGTCCTGGCTCAGTCCTTCTCCGGAG AGGTGCAGAAGCTGTCCAGCCTGGTCCTGCCGTCGGAAGTGATCATCGCCCAGAGCTCCATCCCCGGGGAAGGGCTCGGCATCTTCTCCAAGACTTGGATCAAGGCCGGCACCGAGATGGGACCGTTCACGGGCAGGGTCATCTCGCCGGAGCATGTGGACCTGTGCAAGAACAACAACCTCATGTGGGAG gtCTTCAACGAAGACGGCACGGTGCGGTACTTCATCGATGCCAGCCAGGAGGACCACCGCAGCTGGATGACCTACATCAAATGTGCGCGGAATGAGCAGGAGCAGAACCTGGAGGTGGTCCAGATCGGGAACAGCATCTTCTACAAGGCCATTGAG ATGATTCCACCTGACCAAGAGCTGCTGGTCTGGTACGGGAACTCCCATAACACCTTCCTGGGCATCCCGGGTGTGCCAGGGctggaagaggagcagaagaaGAACAAACATG AGGACTTCCATGCAGTGGAGACGGGAGCCAGCACGACGGGGCGCATGCGCTGCGTCATCTGCCACCGGGGCTTCAACTCCCGCAGCAACCTGCGCTCCCACATGCGCATCCACACCCTGGACAAGCCCTTCGTGTGCCGCTTCTGCAATCGCCGCTTCAGCCAGTCCTCCACCCTCCGCAACCACGTCCGCTTGCACACCGGCGAGCGTCCCTACAAGTGCCAGGTTTGCCAAAGTGCCTACTCCCAGCTCGCCGGGCTGCGGGCACACCAGAAAAGCGCTCGCCATCGGCCCCCCAACGCCTCCCTGCAGGCTCACTCGCCGGCCCTGCCCGTGCCCCATCCCGCCTCCCTGGCCCATCACATCCCCACCATGGTGCTGTGA
- the EXOSC2 gene encoding exosome complex component RRP4 isoform X1, with translation MAAITMRLPEVRKAVGPSAPRGGEKHLVAPGDTITTDTGYMRGHGTYVEEEKLIASVAGAVERVNKLVCVRALKTRYNGEVGDIVVGRITEVQQKRWKVETNSRLDSVLLLSSVNLPGGELRRRSAEDELAMRDYLQEGDLISAEVQSVFSDGAVSLHTRSLKYGKLGQGVLVQVSPSLVKRQKTHFHDLPCGASVILGNNGFIWIYPTPEQKGEEAGGFTTNLEPVPLCDREVISRLRNCIVALVTQKLMLFDTSILYCYEASLPHQIKDILKPEVMEEIVLETRQRLLDLEG, from the exons ATGGCTGCCATCACCATGCGGCTGCCGGAGGTCCGCAAGGCGGTGGGGCCGAGCGCGCCCCGGGGCGGCGAGAAGCACCTGGTGGCGCCGGGGGACACGATCACCACGGACACGGGCTACATGAG GGGCCACGGCACCTAcgtggaggaggagaagctcATCGCCTCGGTGGCCGGCGCCGTGGAGAGGGTGAACAAGCTGGTGTGCGTCAGAGCGCTGAAGACCCG GTACAACGGCGAAGTGGGCGATATCGTGGTCGGGAGGATCACGGAG gttCAGCAGAAGCGATGGAAAGTGGAAACGAATTCCAGGCTAGATTCAGTCCTCTTGCTGTCGTCTGTGAATTTACCTGGTGGGGAACTG AGAAGGAGATCAGCAGAAGATGAGCTTGCGATGAGGGACTATCTGCAGGAAGGGGACCTCATCAGT GCAGAGGTCCAGTCTGTATTTTCTGATGGGGCTGTATCACTGCACACCCGGAGTCTGAAATACGGGAAG CTTGGCCAAGGTGTGCTCGTTCAGGTCTCGCCCTCCCTTGTGAAGCGCCAGAAGACTCACTTCCATGACTTGCCCTGTGGTGCATCTGTGATCCTCGGCAACAATGGTTTCATCTGGATCTACCCGACTCCAGAGCAGAAAGGTGAAGAGGCAGGGGGCTTCACCACCAACTTGGAG cCTGTTCCCTTGTGTGACCGGGAGGTGATCTCACGGCTCCGAAACTGCATTGTGGCTCTGGTTACTCAGAAGTTGATGCTCTTTGACACCAGCATCCTGTATTGCTATGAAGCATCCCTTCCTCATCAG ATCAAGGACATTCTCAAGCCAGAGGTGATGGAGGAGATCGTTCTGGAAACCCGACAGAGGTTGCTGGATCTGGAGGGATAG
- the EXOSC2 gene encoding exosome complex component RRP4 isoform X2 produces MCRGGRGGGGGWLATRLACLGPTRSASDVLTSVPVHGGTVQQKRWKVETNSRLDSVLLLSSVNLPGGELRRRSAEDELAMRDYLQEGDLISAEVQSVFSDGAVSLHTRSLKYGKLGQGVLVQVSPSLVKRQKTHFHDLPCGASVILGNNGFIWIYPTPEQKGEEAGGFTTNLEPVPLCDREVISRLRNCIVALVTQKLMLFDTSILYCYEASLPHQIKDILKPEVMEEIVLETRQRLLDLEG; encoded by the exons ATGTGCCGtggaggacgaggaggaggaggagggtggctGGCTACCAGGCTGGCGTGCCTCGGTCCGACCCGGAGCGCTTCGGACGTTCTCACATCGGTGCCTGTGCACGGAGGCACT gttCAGCAGAAGCGATGGAAAGTGGAAACGAATTCCAGGCTAGATTCAGTCCTCTTGCTGTCGTCTGTGAATTTACCTGGTGGGGAACTG AGAAGGAGATCAGCAGAAGATGAGCTTGCGATGAGGGACTATCTGCAGGAAGGGGACCTCATCAGT GCAGAGGTCCAGTCTGTATTTTCTGATGGGGCTGTATCACTGCACACCCGGAGTCTGAAATACGGGAAG CTTGGCCAAGGTGTGCTCGTTCAGGTCTCGCCCTCCCTTGTGAAGCGCCAGAAGACTCACTTCCATGACTTGCCCTGTGGTGCATCTGTGATCCTCGGCAACAATGGTTTCATCTGGATCTACCCGACTCCAGAGCAGAAAGGTGAAGAGGCAGGGGGCTTCACCACCAACTTGGAG cCTGTTCCCTTGTGTGACCGGGAGGTGATCTCACGGCTCCGAAACTGCATTGTGGCTCTGGTTACTCAGAAGTTGATGCTCTTTGACACCAGCATCCTGTATTGCTATGAAGCATCCCTTCCTCATCAG ATCAAGGACATTCTCAAGCCAGAGGTGATGGAGGAGATCGTTCTGGAAACCCGACAGAGGTTGCTGGATCTGGAGGGATAG